A genomic segment from Desulfurispirillum indicum S5 encodes:
- a CDS encoding AMP-dependent synthetase/ligase gives MDMMSYGSILKILQLNAKRHAHKAAVTFKRRGEWVTLSYAQFYDRILMASRGLRKAGIKPGDRVAIFSENRTGWAIADFGVQAARAITVPIYATNTAEQAEYVINHSESRIVFVSTRLQYEKILQIRQNIPHVERVVSFEQFLGSDDLPVNTLQQLSEVSHPLTDEERVELEEEIAQITPEDLITVIYTSGTTGVPKGVMLTHSNMLFDACAGVQKLGGMAEDEVFLSFLPLSHVLERTAGYHAPLMYGAHVAFAENVDKVVENIQEIRPTVMVSVPRLFEKIYSRIYENVHQAPAVRRSLFHWAVDVGKQYVYRRYIENQPVGSLGVKYGLAKRLVFSKIKPRFGGRMRFFISGGAPLDKTINEFMWAVGIPVFEGYGLTETSPALTLNTIADNRFGSVGQVLDQTEVKTAEDGELLVRGPQVMQGYYKNPEATAQTIIDGWLYTGDIARIDENGFVYIVDRKKEIIVTAGGKNVAPQPIENELKLDKYISQAFVYGDRKPYLVALLTPNVERLLEFAQDKKLNYIEIRDLVTHKKVHKLFEERVRDVNAKLPSYETIKKFVILPRDFSIEDGELTPTLKLKRKVIAEKYRVSIEGMFDANGNGNGNAQK, from the coding sequence ATGGATATGATGTCATATGGTTCCATATTAAAAATCCTGCAATTGAACGCGAAGCGCCATGCCCATAAGGCAGCGGTGACCTTCAAGCGGCGTGGTGAGTGGGTGACGCTGAGCTACGCGCAGTTTTATGATCGCATTCTGATGGCCTCCAGGGGGTTGCGCAAGGCTGGTATCAAGCCTGGTGACCGAGTGGCGATTTTCTCGGAAAATCGTACCGGTTGGGCAATTGCGGACTTTGGTGTCCAGGCGGCGCGGGCCATAACGGTGCCTATCTACGCCACCAATACAGCTGAGCAGGCAGAGTATGTGATCAACCACTCCGAATCGCGCATTGTGTTCGTCTCCACGCGGTTGCAGTACGAGAAGATCCTGCAGATCCGGCAGAATATTCCCCATGTGGAGCGGGTGGTCTCTTTTGAGCAGTTCCTCGGCTCCGATGATCTGCCGGTGAATACCCTTCAGCAGCTTTCGGAAGTATCCCATCCCCTGACCGATGAAGAGCGTGTTGAGCTCGAAGAGGAGATAGCACAGATCACACCTGAAGATCTGATTACGGTTATCTACACTTCCGGTACTACGGGTGTACCCAAGGGTGTCATGCTTACGCACTCCAACATGCTTTTTGACGCCTGCGCCGGTGTGCAGAAGCTTGGTGGCATGGCGGAAGACGAGGTCTTCCTCAGCTTTCTGCCCCTGAGCCACGTTCTTGAGCGCACGGCGGGCTACCATGCTCCGCTGATGTACGGTGCCCATGTGGCCTTTGCGGAAAACGTGGACAAGGTGGTGGAGAATATTCAGGAGATTCGTCCCACGGTCATGGTCAGTGTGCCAAGGCTCTTTGAGAAGATCTATTCCCGGATTTACGAAAATGTGCACCAGGCGCCGGCGGTGCGACGCAGTCTGTTCCACTGGGCAGTGGATGTCGGCAAACAGTACGTCTATCGCCGTTATATAGAAAACCAACCGGTCGGTTCGCTGGGCGTGAAGTACGGGCTCGCGAAGCGCCTGGTGTTCAGCAAGATCAAGCCTCGCTTCGGCGGCCGCATGCGGTTCTTTATTTCCGGTGGTGCTCCATTGGACAAGACCATCAACGAATTTATGTGGGCAGTGGGGATTCCCGTGTTTGAAGGATATGGGCTCACCGAAACCAGTCCGGCTCTGACACTGAACACCATTGCCGATAACCGGTTTGGTTCTGTGGGTCAGGTACTGGATCAGACGGAAGTCAAAACTGCCGAGGACGGTGAACTGCTGGTGCGTGGCCCTCAGGTGATGCAGGGGTATTACAAGAATCCTGAAGCCACTGCCCAGACGATCATCGATGGCTGGCTGTACACCGGCGATATTGCGCGGATTGATGAAAACGGCTTTGTGTATATCGTCGATCGCAAAAAGGAGATCATTGTCACCGCTGGTGGCAAGAATGTGGCTCCCCAGCCGATTGAAAATGAACTCAAGCTGGACAAGTACATCTCCCAGGCGTTTGTGTATGGCGATCGCAAGCCGTACCTGGTAGCGCTCCTGACGCCCAATGTTGAGCGGCTGCTGGAATTCGCCCAGGACAAAAAGCTGAACTATATCGAAATTCGCGACCTGGTTACCCATAAAAAAGTTCATAAGCTCTTTGAAGAGCGGGTGCGCGATGTGAACGCGAAGCTGCCCTCCTACGAGACCATCAAAAAATTCGTCATTCTGCCCCGCGACTTCTCCATCGAAGATGGCGAGCTCACGCCGACCCTGAAGCTCAAGCGCAAGGTCATTGCCGAGAAGTATCGGGTCAGCATTGAGGGCATGTTCGACGCCAACGGTAACGGCAATGGCAACGCTCAGAAGTAA
- a CDS encoding OmpP1/FadL family transporter, producing MAFAVSALLCSGITHAYGAGFGITTQGVSGLGNAYSGGAAIGADATTVYFNPAAMTLLKGKQVVGGMTLIVPDLKFKDDGSTTGGSTGGQPGQNTIVPNFYSVVELENGLYVGLGINAPFGNATDYKEDWYGRYYAIKSDFMTVNVNPSIAWRVNDQFSVGAGLSLQYLDAELSNAIDFGTIAYAQSGYNEALAPLVHNRDGKVVLEADDTGYGFNFGFLYEFNDQTRMGFAYRSTISYTASGSAKFTVPETISGNPALDGAIAASPNFANGSAKAKIKVPDSASLSVHHQVNPDWAVMADVTWMGWSSFDELRVQFSDGRDDSVTTFDWEDQMRYSVGTTYRLNPRTILRAGLALDEEAIPDAQARQPRVPGNDRTWISVGLGYQVNERMGIDVGYAHLMVKDAKIDQQQSVPENTLKGSLRGEYSNTINIVGVSLTYSF from the coding sequence ATGGCGTTTGCGGTAAGTGCGCTTCTGTGCAGTGGAATTACCCACGCTTATGGCGCAGGTTTTGGTATAACGACCCAGGGGGTGAGCGGGCTTGGGAACGCGTATTCCGGGGGTGCCGCTATTGGTGCTGATGCAACGACGGTTTATTTTAACCCTGCGGCTATGACGCTGCTGAAGGGGAAGCAGGTTGTTGGTGGCATGACGCTGATTGTTCCTGATCTGAAGTTTAAGGACGATGGTTCGACGACGGGTGGAAGCACTGGCGGGCAGCCTGGGCAGAACACGATTGTGCCGAACTTTTACTCTGTGGTTGAGCTGGAGAATGGTCTGTACGTCGGACTGGGGATTAACGCGCCATTTGGTAATGCCACGGATTACAAGGAAGACTGGTATGGCCGTTACTATGCCATTAAATCGGATTTCATGACCGTGAACGTCAATCCGTCCATCGCGTGGCGCGTCAATGATCAGTTCAGTGTCGGGGCCGGCCTGAGCCTGCAGTACCTGGATGCCGAGCTCTCCAACGCCATAGATTTCGGGACTATCGCCTATGCGCAATCTGGTTACAACGAGGCACTGGCTCCCCTGGTGCATAACCGTGATGGCAAGGTGGTGCTGGAGGCGGACGATACCGGCTATGGGTTTAACTTCGGGTTCCTCTATGAGTTTAACGATCAGACCCGCATGGGTTTTGCCTATCGTTCCACCATCAGCTATACGGCCAGCGGCAGTGCCAAGTTCACAGTTCCGGAAACCATATCGGGAAATCCAGCTCTTGATGGCGCCATTGCCGCTTCGCCCAATTTTGCCAACGGCAGCGCCAAGGCCAAGATCAAGGTTCCCGATAGTGCCTCCTTGAGTGTGCATCATCAGGTGAATCCCGACTGGGCAGTTATGGCTGACGTGACCTGGATGGGCTGGAGCTCCTTTGATGAGCTGCGGGTGCAGTTCAGTGACGGTCGTGATGACAGTGTCACCACCTTCGACTGGGAAGATCAGATGCGCTATTCGGTGGGAACCACGTATCGCCTGAATCCACGCACGATTCTGCGCGCCGGCCTGGCCCTTGACGAGGAGGCGATTCCCGATGCCCAGGCCCGTCAGCCACGGGTCCCCGGTAATGATCGCACCTGGATTTCTGTTGGTCTTGGGTACCAGGTGAATGAGCGTATGGGTATTGATGTGGGCTACGCTCACCTCATGGTGAAGGACGCAAAAATTGACCAGCAGCAGAGTGTTCCCGAGAATACCCTGAAAGGTTCTTTGCGGGGTGAGTACAGTAACACCATTAACATTGTCGGTGTTTCATTGACCTACTCCTTCTGA